A portion of the Clostridiisalibacter paucivorans DSM 22131 genome contains these proteins:
- a CDS encoding ABC transporter substrate-binding protein, which yields MNRKIAGILLLVLMSTMIFSLAGCSEKPPKSEDNTIVIAEQYGLAYAPILIMKEKDILKDNIPDAKIEWAKVINTAAIREGMIADKIDIGFMAIPPFLIGWDKGMDWKIACGLSSSPVELITYNEDIKNIGDLTSTDRIALPQPGSIQHILLSMASEKELGDPHKFDNQLVMMSHPDGMNALMGRQDITAHFTTPPYVYKELKEKDMHSILSAKDIMGEDFSFIVGATTEDFYNNKRELYQQFIESLEESIKYINENPEESAEIIALAFDIPEKEALEYLTNGGMKYHTKVKGLKDFSDFMNKQGYINKTIDNIDDVMWEREYYEE from the coding sequence ATGAACAGAAAAATAGCAGGAATTTTACTATTGGTTTTGATGAGCACTATGATATTTTCATTAGCTGGGTGTAGTGAAAAGCCTCCTAAAAGTGAAGATAATACTATAGTAATAGCAGAGCAATATGGATTGGCATATGCACCTATACTTATAATGAAAGAGAAAGATATATTGAAAGACAATATTCCCGATGCGAAGATAGAATGGGCTAAAGTCATAAATACTGCTGCCATAAGGGAAGGTATGATAGCAGATAAAATAGATATAGGGTTCATGGCTATACCTCCGTTTTTAATAGGATGGGACAAGGGTATGGATTGGAAAATAGCATGTGGATTATCATCGTCTCCAGTGGAATTAATAACCTATAATGAAGATATCAAAAACATAGGAGATTTAACTAGTACTGATAGGATAGCATTACCACAACCTGGAAGTATTCAACATATATTGTTGTCTATGGCCAGTGAAAAGGAATTAGGTGATCCTCATAAATTTGATAATCAATTGGTGATGATGTCTCATCCTGATGGAATGAATGCCTTGATGGGAAGACAGGATATAACTGCTCATTTTACTACTCCACCATATGTATACAAGGAGTTGAAAGAAAAGGATATGCACAGTATATTATCTGCCAAGGACATAATGGGAGAAGATTTTTCATTTATAGTTGGGGCTACTACTGAGGATTTTTATAATAATAAAAGGGAGTTGTATCAACAATTTATTGAGTCTTTGGAAGAATCTATAAAATATATAAATGAAAATCCAGAAGAATCTGCTGAGATTATAGCATTAGCATTTGATATTCCAGAAAAAGAGGCATTGGAGTATTTAACCAATGGTGGTATGAAATATCACACTAAGGTTAAGGGTCTAAAGGATTTCAGTGATTTCATGAATAAGCAAGGGTATATTAATAAGACTATAGACAATATAGATGATGTGATGTGGGAAAGAGAATATTATGAAGAGTAA
- a CDS encoding arsenate reductase ArsC produces the protein MKYKIAFVCVHNSCRSQMAEGWAKKLGIDIFESYSAGTEEYPEVKPLAIEVMEEAGVDMKGHRPKLLSDIPDELDILITMGCNVVCPFVPNSHMEDWGIEDPSGGSIEDFRKARDIIKNKVQYLIDRIDKGELMIIDN, from the coding sequence ATGAAGTATAAAATTGCATTTGTGTGTGTTCATAATTCATGTAGAAGTCAAATGGCAGAGGGATGGGCAAAAAAACTGGGGATAGATATTTTTGAATCTTATTCAGCAGGTACAGAAGAGTATCCTGAGGTTAAACCCTTAGCAATAGAAGTAATGGAAGAAGCAGGAGTAGATATGAAAGGACATAGACCAAAACTACTTTCAGATATTCCTGATGAATTAGATATATTAATAACTATGGGTTGCAATGTGGTATGTCCATTTGTACCCAATAGTCATATGGAAGATTGGGGAATTGAAGATCCTTCTGGTGGTTCCATAGAAGATTTTAGGAAAGCAAGGGATATTATAAAAAACAAGGTTCAATATCTTATTGACCGCATAGACAAAGGAGAGCTAATGATAATCGACAATTAA
- a CDS encoding ABC transporter ATP-binding protein yields MKKLLELKDIHKSFKVDNKDIQVLKDIDIDIEKGEFVSVLGPSGCGKSTLLEIISGFSIPDYGKVIYIGEEVSKPSISMPIVFQDFNQLFPWKSILDNILLPLEINNIGTDREDRINTVEKYLQMVGLNGKENLYPHQLSGGMKQRVAIARALSVKSDIVLMDEPFGSLDAQLRRELQDIIIDIWKDTGKSFIFVTHDIMEAIYISTKIIVMGYAPNSIRKIIDNPLGKERNYFDSDFMKVYRDIYQLLK; encoded by the coding sequence ATGAAAAAATTGTTAGAGCTGAAAGATATACATAAATCCTTTAAGGTAGATAATAAAGATATACAAGTATTGAAAGATATAGATATAGATATTGAGAAGGGAGAATTTGTATCTGTATTGGGTCCTTCGGGATGTGGTAAATCTACACTCTTAGAGATTATATCTGGATTTAGCATTCCTGATTATGGAAAAGTTATATATATAGGAGAAGAAGTATCTAAACCTAGCATATCAATGCCTATTGTATTTCAGGATTTTAATCAACTGTTTCCTTGGAAGAGTATATTAGACAATATACTCTTGCCCCTTGAAATAAATAATATAGGCACAGATAGAGAGGATAGAATAAATACTGTTGAAAAATATTTGCAGATGGTAGGGCTTAATGGAAAAGAAAATCTATATCCCCATCAATTATCAGGTGGAATGAAGCAAAGGGTAGCAATAGCCAGGGCATTATCTGTAAAATCAGATATAGTTCTAATGGATGAACCCTTTGGGAGTTTAGATGCCCAATTGAGAAGGGAATTACAGGATATTATAATAGATATATGGAAAGACACAGGAAAGTCCTTTATTTTTGTAACCCATGATATAATGGAGGCCATATATATATCCACCAAGATTATAGTTATGGGATATGCTCCAAACAGCATAAGGAAAATAATAGATAATCCATTGGGAAAAGAAAGAAACTATTTTGATAGTGATTTTATGAAGGTATATAGAGATATTTATCAATTGTTGAAATAA
- a CDS encoding ATP-grasp domain-containing protein, with protein sequence MRLLILGGGSCQINSILKAKSKGVEVIVSDYYDDAVGKEYSDFGELVSTFDAKGNIEVAKKYDIDGIMTVGTDQPIYTVARVAEAVKIPSFLDVDTAKAVTNKKIMKKIFVENDIPTTKYRLLEENFCENDLQGLNFPVVMKPLDSQGQRGIYKIHSINGIRDNIRDTLSYSREDKIIVEEYYENDEITVSGWVKDGKTKIILVTDRVTYNDDVHIGVCIAHHFPSKHLKGYYHQIKEITEKLVRAFSIKNGPIYFQMLIGKEGIKVNEIACRLGGAYEDKLIPRITGIDVLEMVIDYSLGKNVDYTALDNYDIENNDRYGAVQLFFALPGKIKDITSIDKLMDVSGVIDAGCNFKPGDIINSIENATQRAGYMIILGEDKENINNNIDRAFENLKIYDEKGQNLVLKFKECNFN encoded by the coding sequence ATGAGACTTTTAATACTTGGTGGAGGAAGTTGTCAAATCAATTCTATATTGAAGGCCAAAAGCAAAGGTGTAGAAGTTATAGTATCTGACTACTATGATGATGCAGTGGGGAAAGAATATAGTGATTTTGGTGAATTAGTAAGTACCTTTGATGCCAAAGGAAATATAGAAGTAGCAAAGAAATATGATATAGATGGTATAATGACTGTAGGCACTGATCAGCCCATATATACAGTGGCTAGGGTTGCTGAAGCTGTTAAGATACCATCTTTTTTAGATGTAGATACTGCTAAGGCCGTAACTAATAAAAAAATAATGAAAAAGATTTTTGTTGAAAATGATATTCCCACTACAAAATATAGATTATTAGAAGAAAATTTCTGTGAAAATGATTTACAAGGATTGAATTTTCCAGTAGTTATGAAGCCTTTAGATAGTCAAGGGCAACGGGGGATATACAAAATTCATTCTATTAATGGTATAAGGGACAATATAAGGGATACGCTGTCATATTCTAGAGAAGATAAAATTATAGTAGAAGAGTATTACGAAAATGATGAAATAACAGTAAGTGGATGGGTAAAAGATGGTAAAACCAAAATTATATTGGTCACAGATAGAGTAACTTATAATGATGATGTCCATATAGGGGTATGTATCGCACATCACTTTCCATCTAAACATTTAAAAGGGTATTATCATCAGATAAAAGAAATTACTGAAAAATTGGTTAGAGCATTCAGTATAAAAAATGGTCCCATTTATTTTCAAATGCTCATTGGAAAAGAAGGCATAAAAGTAAATGAAATAGCTTGTAGATTAGGAGGGGCATATGAGGATAAATTAATACCTAGGATTACAGGTATAGATGTATTGGAAATGGTTATAGATTATTCTTTGGGAAAGAATGTAGACTATACTGCACTGGATAATTATGATATAGAAAATAATGATAGATATGGAGCGGTGCAATTATTTTTTGCATTGCCAGGAAAGATAAAGGATATAACTAGTATAGATAAACTCATGGATGTATCAGGGGTCATAGATGCAGGATGTAATTTCAAACCAGGAGATATTATAAATTCAATAGAGAATGCTACTCAACGGGCAGGATATATGATAATTTTAGGAGAAGATAAAGAGAATATAAATAACAATATAGATAGGGCATTTGAAAACTTAAAGATATATGATGAAAAGGGTCAAAATTTGGTATTAAAATTTAAAGAATGCAATTTTAATTAG
- a CDS encoding ABC transporter permease, which translates to MKSNKRAYGVLWIVLIIVIWQLIWKMDMVSPLIFPSIWKILESLYINIVSGEIIDMTIFSIGLIIEGMIISLVFAVILSILSIKYTICETLLDIIITIAHPLPGVALLPLIILWIGIGKSAIIFIIVHSVLWPMVINITTGFKSIPEIYIKIAKNYNINRYNRIKHVFIPASFPYFIGGIKIGWARAWRALISAEMIFGAVGGSGGIGWYILKKRTFFDTAGIFSGIVVIVAIGVLVEYFIIRKIEDVTRKKWGITI; encoded by the coding sequence ATGAAGAGTAATAAGAGGGCGTATGGAGTTTTGTGGATTGTATTGATTATAGTTATATGGCAATTAATATGGAAGATGGATATGGTATCACCGCTGATATTTCCTTCAATATGGAAGATATTGGAGTCCCTTTATATCAATATAGTAAGTGGAGAAATCATCGATATGACCATATTTTCCATAGGATTAATCATAGAGGGGATGATAATAAGTTTAGTATTTGCAGTGATACTTTCCATATTATCTATAAAATATACTATATGTGAGACCCTATTAGATATAATAATAACTATAGCACATCCATTACCTGGGGTGGCCTTATTGCCCCTTATTATATTGTGGATAGGGATAGGGAAAAGTGCCATCATATTTATAATAGTACATTCTGTACTATGGCCTATGGTTATAAATATAACTACAGGATTTAAATCTATTCCCGAGATATATATAAAAATTGCAAAAAATTACAATATAAATAGATACAATAGGATAAAACATGTATTTATACCGGCATCATTTCCATATTTTATAGGAGGGATAAAGATAGGATGGGCTAGAGCATGGAGGGCCCTCATAAGTGCAGAGATGATATTTGGTGCTGTAGGAGGATCAGGAGGTATAGGTTGGTATATACTAAAAAAGAGAACCTTTTTTGATACGGCAGGCATATTTTCAGGGATAGTAGTAATAGTAGCAATAGGTGTATTAGTAGAATATTTCATAATAAGAAAAATAGAGGATGTCACTAGAAAAAAATGGGGAATTACTATATGA
- the rffA gene encoding dTDP-4-amino-4,6-dideoxygalactose transaminase, producing MEIPFNKTYFTGKELEYIENVLNTGHVSGDGVYTKKVKKILRYILNVENIFMTTSCTHAIEMAVMLADIKRGDEVILPSFTFPSTANAIILRGGTPVFAEIKVKDINMDMEDVFNKITRKTKAVIPTHYGGTGCDMDALSNMLQGEDIWTIEDAAQGFFSKYKDKPLGTLGDFGCYSFHGTKNYVSGEGGGLIINGSNPEMIERAHIIHQKGTNRTKFINGKVDKYSWVGEGSSYAPSDILMAVLYAQIESVEHIRINRKKIHNLYNNAFNDYINKGILLSISDEPDNWQSNYHLFYMVFDDEYKKEKFIKIMGERGISVYTHYVPLHMSEMGMKLGYREKDLPKTSHVGRTLVRLPMYTSMSEEECLYVIENAVDILERF from the coding sequence AGAGTTAGAGTATATAGAAAATGTTTTAAATACAGGACATGTTTCAGGAGATGGGGTTTATACAAAAAAAGTTAAGAAGATTCTAAGATACATATTAAATGTGGAAAATATATTTATGACCACATCATGTACCCATGCCATTGAGATGGCAGTTATGTTGGCAGATATAAAAAGAGGAGACGAAGTAATACTTCCTTCTTTTACATTTCCGTCCACTGCAAATGCAATAATATTAAGAGGAGGTACACCAGTTTTTGCTGAAATAAAAGTAAAGGATATAAATATGGATATGGAAGATGTCTTTAATAAAATTACAAGAAAGACTAAGGCAGTAATTCCAACCCATTATGGTGGTACAGGATGTGATATGGATGCATTATCTAATATGTTACAGGGAGAAGACATATGGACTATAGAAGATGCAGCTCAAGGTTTTTTTTCTAAATATAAAGATAAACCTTTAGGTACTTTGGGTGATTTTGGATGTTATAGTTTTCATGGAACAAAAAATTATGTAAGTGGTGAAGGGGGAGGATTAATTATAAATGGATCTAACCCTGAAATGATAGAAAGAGCACATATAATACATCAAAAAGGTACTAATAGAACAAAATTTATAAATGGAAAAGTAGACAAATATTCATGGGTTGGAGAGGGTTCTAGCTATGCACCCTCAGACATTCTTATGGCAGTACTTTATGCACAAATAGAATCGGTAGAACATATTCGAATTAATAGAAAAAAAATACATAATTTATATAATAATGCCTTCAATGATTATATAAATAAGGGTATACTATTATCTATAAGTGATGAGCCTGATAATTGGCAATCTAATTATCATTTGTTTTATATGGTATTTGATGATGAATATAAAAAAGAAAAGTTTATTAAGATTATGGGAGAAAGGGGCATATCAGTTTATACCCATTATGTGCCGTTACATATGTCTGAGATGGGTATGAAATTGGGATATAGGGAAAAAGATTTGCCTAAAACCAGTCATGTGGGAAGAACCCTTGTAAGACTACCCATGTATACATCTATGTCAGAAGAAGAATGTCTATATGTGATAGAAAATGCTGTAGATATATTAGAGAGGTTTTAG
- a CDS encoding flavocytochrome c: MYKIKRISLLLFVIIISMAMVACGSPNETTSGENGVNGSFVGEAEGHNGKIKLNVTVENSEISKIDIVENSESEFTKEVFDKLFKSIISKNSTEIDTVSGATVTSEAVVIAVNDAIEKAGITLTPKKVSEKDAEVKDVSTDIVVIGGGGAGLTAAIEAKENDADVILVEKNAFVGGNTNLATGGLNAAETKYQSENGIEDSAELFFEDTMKGGKNKNNPELVKILTEKSAETVDWLTEKGVDLTDVGVAGGASVERIHRPTGGAAIGAHLVETLEKKAKELGVDIRVSTKAIEILNDEGKATGIKVEDENGNPYNINAKAVIIATGGFGADQEKVVEFKPELKGFGTTNAPVATGDALNLVKSFNAELVDINEIQTHPTVVPEKNKMITEAVRGNGAILINRDAKRFIDELETRDVVSAAELEQEGQTAFLIFDQNVRESLKAIEGYHKAGLLIEADSVEELGKAIDINGTELKNTIDTYNSYVNNGKDKDFNRENMKTELNKAPFYAVEVGPAVHHTMGGLKINTEAQVISKSGEIIEGLFAAGEVTGGIHGANRLGGNALSDITTFGRIAGKNAASLVK; encoded by the coding sequence ATGTATAAAATTAAGCGAATATCTTTACTTTTGTTTGTTATTATTATATCAATGGCAATGGTAGCATGTGGTTCTCCAAATGAAACTACCAGTGGAGAAAATGGAGTAAATGGTAGTTTTGTTGGGGAAGCCGAAGGACATAACGGTAAAATAAAATTGAATGTAACAGTTGAAAACAGTGAAATCTCAAAAATTGATATAGTTGAAAATAGTGAGTCTGAATTTACAAAAGAGGTGTTTGATAAACTATTTAAATCAATTATTTCAAAAAATTCTACTGAAATAGATACAGTTTCAGGTGCAACTGTAACGAGTGAAGCTGTTGTAATAGCTGTTAATGATGCTATCGAAAAAGCTGGAATTACATTGACCCCAAAGAAAGTATCAGAAAAAGATGCTGAAGTTAAAGATGTATCTACTGATATTGTAGTAATAGGTGGCGGTGGTGCTGGACTTACAGCTGCAATTGAAGCAAAGGAAAATGATGCTGATGTTATTCTTGTAGAAAAAAACGCCTTTGTTGGTGGTAATACAAACCTTGCTACAGGTGGATTAAATGCAGCTGAAACAAAATACCAATCTGAAAATGGTATTGAAGATAGTGCTGAATTATTCTTTGAAGACACCATGAAGGGTGGAAAAAATAAAAACAATCCTGAATTAGTAAAAATACTAACTGAAAAATCTGCCGAAACAGTGGACTGGCTAACAGAAAAAGGTGTTGACTTAACAGATGTCGGAGTAGCTGGCGGGGCAAGTGTTGAAAGAATCCATAGACCTACGGGAGGAGCAGCCATAGGGGCCCATTTAGTAGAAACATTAGAAAAGAAAGCTAAAGAGTTAGGTGTTGATATTAGAGTATCTACAAAGGCAATAGAAATTTTAAATGATGAAGGAAAGGCTACAGGTATTAAAGTAGAAGATGAAAATGGAAATCCATACAATATAAATGCAAAGGCAGTTATTATAGCCACAGGTGGTTTTGGAGCAGACCAAGAAAAAGTTGTGGAGTTCAAGCCTGAACTAAAAGGATTTGGAACTACAAATGCACCAGTTGCAACTGGTGATGCGCTAAATCTAGTAAAAAGTTTTAATGCAGAATTAGTTGATATAAATGAGATTCAAACACATCCAACTGTAGTACCTGAAAAAAATAAAATGATTACAGAAGCCGTTAGAGGAAATGGCGCTATTCTAATCAATAGAGATGCAAAGAGATTTATTGACGAATTAGAAACAAGGGATGTTGTTTCTGCTGCCGAATTGGAACAAGAAGGGCAAACTGCATTTTTAATATTTGACCAAAATGTAAGGGAAAGTTTAAAGGCAATTGAAGGATACCACAAAGCAGGACTATTAATAGAGGCCGATTCCGTTGAAGAATTAGGTAAAGCAATTGATATAAATGGTACAGAATTAAAAAATACAATTGACACATATAACAGTTATGTAAATAATGGAAAAGATAAGGACTTCAATAGGGAAAATATGAAAACAGAGTTAAATAAAGCTCCTTTCTATGCTGTTGAAGTTGGACCTGCTGTACATCATACAATGGGTGGACTAAAAATCAACACAGAAGCACAAGTAATAAGCAAATCTGGTGAAATAATTGAAGGATTATTTGCAGCTGGTGAGGTTACTGGTGGTATACACGGGGCTAATAGACTAGGAGGAAATGCATTATCAGATATTACAACCTTTGGTAGAATTGCAGGTAAAAACGCTGCATCATTGGTAAAATAG
- a CDS encoding rhodanese-like domain-containing protein, which translates to MRKSTKLLSLLIALMLAVSLVGCGGATESDDTSSNEAPQEAPQETPQETPEEAEITVSPAIVDAVNSYFANMPDHIYKINQSEFVDKVKAGEDMFVLDIRQPDVYGEGHIKGAVNAPWGTAVSDSLDKLPKDKPIMVYCYTGQTAGQTVALLNMAGFDARSVNLGWNLGISKVEGVDEVTETTANDFAEVEPLEIDPDVKEAIVSYFEGLDGVKDTMFKNYKISEDSLNELVNAEDNTIEILSIRSEKDYANGHIPGAINIPWGAGMETEFSTLPMDKTIVVYCYTGQTAGQTVAGLRMLGYDAVSLNGGMGMDANAPSGWANKGYEVIQ; encoded by the coding sequence ATGAGGAAGAGTACAAAATTATTATCACTGCTTATAGCTCTTATGTTAGCTGTTAGTTTGGTAGGTTGTGGTGGAGCTACAGAAAGCGATGACACAAGTTCTAATGAGGCGCCACAAGAAGCGCCACAAGAGACACCACAGGAAACACCAGAAGAAGCAGAAATTACTGTATCCCCAGCTATTGTTGATGCAGTAAATAGCTATTTTGCCAATATGCCTGATCATATTTATAAGATAAACCAAAGTGAATTTGTTGATAAGGTTAAAGCTGGAGAAGATATGTTTGTTTTAGATATTAGACAACCCGATGTATATGGAGAGGGACATATAAAAGGTGCTGTAAATGCTCCATGGGGAACTGCAGTTAGCGATAGTTTAGATAAACTACCTAAGGACAAGCCTATAATGGTATATTGTTACACAGGACAGACAGCAGGACAGACAGTTGCATTGCTTAATATGGCAGGATTTGATGCGAGATCAGTTAATTTAGGTTGGAACCTTGGTATATCAAAGGTTGAAGGCGTTGATGAGGTTACAGAGACTACTGCTAATGATTTTGCAGAAGTTGAGCCTCTAGAAATAGACCCAGATGTTAAGGAAGCAATAGTATCATATTTTGAAGGATTAGACGGTGTTAAAGATACTATGTTCAAAAATTATAAGATATCTGAAGATAGTCTAAATGAATTGGTAAATGCAGAAGATAATACTATAGAAATATTATCAATAAGAAGTGAAAAAGACTATGCAAATGGACATATTCCTGGAGCTATAAATATACCTTGGGGTGCAGGAATGGAAACGGAATTTAGTACATTACCAATGGATAAAACAATAGTAGTATATTGTTACACAGGACAGACAGCAGGACAAACAGTTGCAGGACTTAGGATGTTAGGATATGATGCTGTATCTCTAAATGGAGGTATGGGAATGGATGCTAATGCACCTTCAGGATGGGCTAACAAAGGATACGAAGTTATACAGTAG
- a CDS encoding glycosyltransferase family 2 protein: MERSKISIVIPVYNGENSIKELYYRIDKVFLKQHYDIEIIFVDDCSDDKSFEYIKEIAKKNINVKGIKLKENAGQQNAILCGFRHSIGDIVITMDDDLQHLPEEIPKLLDEINKGYDVVYGIPHIKQHRFYRNIGSKFTEYLFRYVLGKPKDFRISSFRAIRRGIVNKINRYQGKFVYISASMLKYTKSITNVIVVHSLRKYGKSNYNFFKLMKLFLKLYIYYSNSFVTRLFIKKGEQYIIEEKYL, encoded by the coding sequence ATGGAAAGAAGTAAGATTTCTATAGTAATTCCAGTATACAATGGAGAAAATTCCATAAAAGAATTATATTATAGAATAGATAAGGTCTTTTTAAAACAGCACTATGATATTGAAATAATCTTTGTAGATGATTGTAGTGATGATAAAAGCTTTGAATATATAAAAGAAATAGCAAAAAAAAATATTAATGTAAAGGGAATTAAATTAAAAGAGAACGCAGGACAACAGAATGCTATATTATGTGGCTTTAGACATTCTATTGGTGATATTGTAATAACTATGGATGATGATTTACAACATTTGCCTGAGGAGATTCCAAAGTTATTAGATGAAATTAATAAGGGATATGATGTAGTATATGGAATTCCTCATATAAAGCAACATAGATTTTATAGAAACATTGGGTCTAAGTTTACGGAGTATCTATTTAGATATGTATTGGGCAAGCCAAAAGATTTCAGGATAAGTAGTTTTAGAGCAATAAGGCGAGGTATAGTAAATAAAATAAACAGATATCAAGGGAAATTTGTTTATATATCTGCGTCTATGCTCAAATATACTAAAAGTATAACAAATGTGATAGTTGTACATAGCTTAAGAAAATATGGGAAATCTAATTATAATTTCTTTAAGTTAATGAAATTATTTTTAAAGCTATATATATATTATTCCAATTCATTTGTAACAAGACTATTTATCAAAAAAGGAGAGCAATATATTATAGAGGAGAAATATTTATGA